In the Tateyamaria omphalii genome, GTACTTGTCAGGGTTTCGGATCAACCTATTTCCTCCATGCAGTTAACAAACTGCCTAATTTCTGATCCGAGAAGCGTCTTATGTGAGGTTTCACGGTGTTTGCGGAAGCAAAGGCAATTTGGCCACCCTGTCCCACTGATCGGCAGCACAATGGACGAATTGTCCATCATGAGCGTTTCAGTCGGGAATACCGCCGTATACCGAATCACGAATCACCGGGGTCGATTTGGGGCGATCTGGAGGCGCGCCGTCACAATAAATCGGTTTGTGAACGCCAGCGAATCGCGGCTACGCTACGCCAAACATCAAGCCTGACGACGGGATTTCCAGCCGTCGCAGCAAGGGGATAAAGCGTGGCCAAGTCACTGATAACATGCGATTGTCTGGGCACCCAGACCATCGACGCCGAAGGGTTGTCGCAGGCCACCGGCCTCGACGTCCGGCCCCCTGTTCCGCGCTCTGCACCACCCAGTTGGACCGCGCCCAAGCCGCCCTTGAAGGGGGCGATGCAGTTTTTTGCTGCACGCAGGAGGCACGGGTGTTCGAGGAATTGGCAGAGGGTCTGGACCTGCCCGCACCCCCCACCCTCGACCTGCGCGACCGGGCAGGGTGGAGCGACGACAGCGTCCCAAAACTGCCCAAAATGTCCGCATTGATCGCCGACGCCATGCTGCCAGGTGAGCCGGAAAAGACGCTGGATGTGGTCAGCGAAGGTTTGTGCCTCATCCTCGGGCCCGCCGAAGTCGCTCTGGACGCTGCCGCGCAACTGAAGGACCACCTGGGCGTCACCGTGCTGCTGGCCGATGCCAATGACGTGCCGGACACCCGCGATTTCGACGTCGTGGTGGGCACGTTGCGCCGCGCCGCGGGGGCCTTTGCCAATTTCGAAGTGGTCATCGACGCCCTGCAACAGATCGAACCGGGCGGGCGCGGGGCCTTCACCCTCACCGACCCGCAGGACGGGGCCAAATCGCACTGCGACATCCTGCTGGACCTGCGCGGCGACACGCCCCTGTTCCCGGCCCATGAAAAGCGCGACGGCTACCTGCGCGCCGACCCGACCCATGCGCCGGGTGTCGCGGCGGCCATCCTCGCCGCGTCTCACCTCACCGGCACGTTTGAAAAGACGCTTTACGTCAAAACCACCCCCCTGCTCTGCGCCCATTCCCGCGCCGAACAGACCGGGTGCACCAACTGCCTCGACCTCTGCCCCACCGGTGCGATCACATCCGCAGGCGAACACGTCGCCATCGACCCGATGATCTGCGCAGGCTGCGGGGCGTGTTCGGCCGCCTGCCCATCGGGTGCGATCACCTATGACGCGCCGCCGGTCGACCTGACAATGCGGCGGGTGCAAACGATGGCCAAGGCCTTCCTCGACGCAGGCGGCACCGCGCCGCGCCTGCTTGTGCACGACGCGCACGGCGCTGAAATGATCCGCCTCTCCGCCCGCCACGGCCGCGGGTTGCCCGCCGACGTGATCCCGCTCGAGATGTCGGCCATCGGCGCGTTCGGCCATGCCGAAGCCATCGCAGCCCTCGCCGCAGGGTTCGCGAGCGTCACGCTCTTGCCCGGACCCAAGGCAGACGTGCCAGCGTTAGAGACACAAATCGCGCTCACCACCGCCATCGCAGGCGCGGGCAAAACAACCCTGCTCGACACGCCCGACCCGGACGCCATGAGCGACGCGCTCTACGGGGCCACGGCCCCTGCCCCCGTCGCAACCCCCGTCCGCCCCATGGGCACGCGGCGGCAGATCACGCGGCAAGCGGCCAAGGCTCTGCACCCCGACACCGACAGCATCGCGCTGCCCGACGGCGCGCCTTACGGTGCAGTGCTGGTCGACACCGGTGCCTGCACGCTGTGCCTGTCCTGCGTGTCGCTCTGCCCGTCGGGCGCTTTGGGTGACAACTCCGACAAACCGCAGCTGCGGTTTCAAGAGGACGCCTGCCTGCAATGCGGTCTCTGCGCCAATATCTGCCCCGAAGACGCGATCACCTATGAACCGCGCCTGAACCTGACCGACGCGGCGCTGACGCAAACGATTCTGAACGAGGAAGAGCCCTTCCCCTGCATCGAATGCGGCGCTCTTTTCGGCTCTAAATCCGCCATCGACCGGATCACCGACAAGCTGAAAGACCACGCCATGTTCTCGGGCGACAAGCTGCGGATGATCCAGATGTGCGACAATTGCCGGGTGCAGGCGCAGTTCCATTCGACCGATAACCCGTTCCAGGGCGGCGAACGCCCGCGCGTACGCACCACCGACGACTACCTGTCAAAGCGGCGCGATCACTGATGGTTCAGCGGTTCGCCCAGATCGGCGGGGTCCAGCACGGCCACGTAAGCCAGGATCGCCTCAAGGTCATCAAGCGTCAGCTCGATGGGCGCGATAGGCGACGGGCGGTCGATGGGAAACGGGTCGGTCACGCCCTCAAGCTGGGTGAACGCAGCGTGGGGTTTCAGCACGTAGAAGCCCGCAAAGCGCGCCTGCCAATCCTCAAACCCCCGCATGACATAAAAGCTGGGGGTCGAGCCGATGCCAAAGCCGCCCCTGCCCCGCTCGGTCACGTGACAACGCCCGCACTTCGCCCAAGACGCCTCTTGCCCCGCGATGGCATCACCGGTCATCTCGACCTTGGCAACGACGCGTTCCTGCACCTGCGGCTCGGTAAACAACGTCTCGCCACCCGGCGCAAAACCCTGCACCGTACGGCGGCCCACATCGGACGTCAGCCAGTTGGCAAAGCGCTGCGCGCCCTTGGCGTCATTGCGCAGATCCATGTGCCATGTCTCGCCCAAGCCCGAAAACAGCGCACGGCCATCCGGGCCCAGCACCAGGTCAGCCTCGTCGGGATCATCGGCAATTTCGACCCTAACCTGGGTCTTCAGGGAAAACCGCGGCGCGATATGCTTGATCAGCCCGCTTTCGACCAGGGCGGGCGGGGCGTAGAACACAACCCGTTTGTCATCGGCCATTGCCAAACCGGGCAACAAGGCCAAGATCAGTACCAACATGCGCATTGGGTCAGCCTACGGTCCGCCCCGGCGCTGCGTCAACAATAGGGAGGGGGAAGCCCCATGAGCGACGAATTCAACATGTCCATGCGCAAGTTCCTGAAACAGGTGGGTGTGACATCCCAGCAAGCCATCGAGGAAGCGATGCGCGAGGCCGAAACCGGCGGCAAGACCTATGCGGTCAAGGCCGTCGTCACCATCGAAGAGCTGGGCATGACGCATGAAGTGTCAGGCGAGATCACCGGACAGGACTGACACGTGACGACAAGCAGGGATGAGGTGCTGGAGGTCCTGAAAAGGATCGAGGCACCGGGCGGCGATATCGTATCGACCGGCGTGATGCGCGCATTGAACGTGGACGGCAGCACCGTGCGCTTCGTGATGGAGATCAACCCGGCCCAGGCCGCCGCCTATGAAGGTGTGAAGGCGCAGGCCGAGGCGGAGTTGGGTGCGCTGAACGGGATCGAGAGCGTGGCGATTGTGCTGACCGGGCACACGGATAAGGCGCCACCGCCCGACCTGAAACCACAGCGCCCGGCGGATCCCAAGGGGCCGCAGAAGGTGCCGGGCATCGACCGCATTCTGGCGGTCGCATCCGGCAAGGGCGGCGTGGGCAAGTCGACCGTGTCCGCCAACCTTGCCTGCGCGCTGGCGCAACAAGGACGGCGGGTGGGTCTGCTGGATGCAGATGTTTACGGGCCGTCGCAGCCCCGGATGCTGGGCGTGTCCGGTCGCCCTGCCTCTCCCGATGGCAAGACGATCCTGCCGATGCGCAATCATGGTGTTACGATGATGTCCATCGGCCTGATGATGAACGACGATCAGGCGGTTGTCTGGCGCGGTCCCATGCTGATGGGGGCACTGCAACAGATGATGACGCAGGTGCAGTGGGGCGCGCTGGACGTGCTGATCGTGGACCTGCCCCCGGGCACCGGTGACGTGCAGATGACGCTGGCGCAGAAATTCGCGGTGGATGGCGCCGTAATCGTCTCTACACCGCAGGATGTGGCTCTTCTCGATGCGCGCAAAGGGGTGGATATGTTCCAGCAATTGCATGTGCCCATCGTCGGCATGATCGAGAATATGAGCACCCATATCTGTTCCAATTGCGGGCACGAGGAACACGTGTTCGGCCATGGCGGGGTCAAGGCAGAGGCCGTGAAGCTGGGCGTGCCCCTGCTGGCCGAAGTGCCGCTTGATCTGCAGATCAGGATGGCCGCAGATGGCGGCGCACCCATCACCGTCAGCCAACCCGACAGCCCGCAGGCCAAGGCATTTCAGGATGTCGCCGCCGGTCTGGTGAGCGAGGGCGTCGCGTGAGCGAGACAGCGGTCACATTCCCCCCGCTCATGTGGGGCGAGGAAGCGCCCGACAGCGCGTTCGATCACGCTGTGATGCGCGCGACGCTGGGATGTGACGCGGGCCTGATCGCTTACAAATTGGGTGCGTCAGAAATGGAGGCGGCGCTTGTCTTCGCCCCCGAAGTGCCGCTGTCCCAGGCCATGACCATGCTGCCGCTCTGCGGTGTGGGCTTTCAAAACGCGCTTGGCGCGCTGGCCCCGCCCGAAGTGGCGGTGCATCTGGACTGGTCGGGCGGCATCCGTGTCAACGGCGCGCGCTGCGGCGGGTTTCGGGCGATGGCGTCGGGCACGGATGCGACCGCTGTGCCCGACTGGCTGGTGATCGGGTTCACCCTGCCCCTGATCCCCGCGTCCGAGGACATGGGCCTGACCCCGGACGAGACGGCGCTTTTTGCCGAAGGCTGCGCGGACGTGGACCCCCCGACCCTGCTCGAAGCCTGGTCGCGGCATACGCTGAATTGGCTGAACCGCTGGGAGGATGAAGGCAGCGCGCCTTTGCACGCCGAATGGCGCGGTATCGCGCATGGGATCGGGGAAAAGACGGAAAACCAGTCTCTAACCGGGACGTATCTGGGTGTGGACGAGGCCTTCGGAATGCTGTTGCGGGACGAGAAAACAACGCATCTGATCCCGCTGACACGAGTGCTGGAGGCACAGACATGAAACTTGCACGCGCGATCCACTTTGACGAAAGCGACATGAACGTCTTCGCCTCCCCTGCCCGCACCGGCGAATGGTGCATCTCGGGCGGGTTCGAGTTTTCGAACTGGGGTGAAGGCGATTTGACCGGCAAGGCGCGGCAGGCCTTTGCCAATGGATGGTTCGGCTTGGAAACGGGCGGTCGCGTCACATTCGTTGCGGTCACGCAGTTGGAAGAGGCCGAGTTGGAGACACTGACCGACTTGCTGGCACAGCACTTCGTGACTTACTACGGCGCCCCGTCCGCAGACGCTGCGCGACCCGTGGCGATGGAGGAATTGGCACAGATGATCGAACTGTGCGAGGACCATGACCCCAATACGCTTCTGACGGTCGCGCGGGAGTTGACCGCGTCCGGGGTGCGCGAGGCCTATCGCACGATACAGCCGCAGGACGCGGGTCTGGATCAGTTTGCGATCCATGGGGATACCGGCCACGAGCACTGAATTCAGTTTCGAATTGGCTGCGCCAATCCGACCAAAGCGAGGGGTTCCACCCCTCGCGCTCCCCGCCGTATTTGAAAAGAGAAGAAGGGCCCTGTCAGGGTCTAGTTCGCATTGAAAACGAAAAGCGTTTCGCCGTCGATTGTGTACCCGTCGATGAGCG is a window encoding:
- a CDS encoding DUF6494 family protein, coding for MSDEFNMSMRKFLKQVGVTSQQAIEEAMREAETGGKTYAVKAVVTIEELGMTHEVSGEITGQD
- a CDS encoding Mrp/NBP35 family ATP-binding protein, whose protein sequence is MTTSRDEVLEVLKRIEAPGGDIVSTGVMRALNVDGSTVRFVMEINPAQAAAYEGVKAQAEAELGALNGIESVAIVLTGHTDKAPPPDLKPQRPADPKGPQKVPGIDRILAVASGKGGVGKSTVSANLACALAQQGRRVGLLDADVYGPSQPRMLGVSGRPASPDGKTILPMRNHGVTMMSIGLMMNDDQAVVWRGPMLMGALQQMMTQVQWGALDVLIVDLPPGTGDVQMTLAQKFAVDGAVIVSTPQDVALLDARKGVDMFQQLHVPIVGMIENMSTHICSNCGHEEHVFGHGGVKAEAVKLGVPLLAEVPLDLQIRMAADGGAPITVSQPDSPQAKAFQDVAAGLVSEGVA
- a CDS encoding biotin/lipoate--protein ligase family protein translates to MSETAVTFPPLMWGEEAPDSAFDHAVMRATLGCDAGLIAYKLGASEMEAALVFAPEVPLSQAMTMLPLCGVGFQNALGALAPPEVAVHLDWSGGIRVNGARCGGFRAMASGTDATAVPDWLVIGFTLPLIPASEDMGLTPDETALFAEGCADVDPPTLLEAWSRHTLNWLNRWEDEGSAPLHAEWRGIAHGIGEKTENQSLTGTYLGVDEAFGMLLRDEKTTHLIPLTRVLEAQT
- a CDS encoding DUF6505 family protein, which gives rise to MKLARAIHFDESDMNVFASPARTGEWCISGGFEFSNWGEGDLTGKARQAFANGWFGLETGGRVTFVAVTQLEEAELETLTDLLAQHFVTYYGAPSADAARPVAMEELAQMIELCEDHDPNTLLTVARELTASGVREAYRTIQPQDAGLDQFAIHGDTGHEH